AATTAATCACTTCTCATTTTCTAAACTAATAGAACGAATATTATGTTTGTGGTGAAAACCATGATTAGATCAATATGTACAATCCATTATTGATGTTAAAACCATTTACATACTAAAATCAAACAACATAGCAAGTCACTATTGCTTTGTTTTGATATTTTTGGAAGCAAAGTGTATAGAAGACAGCTAACATCCCATTTAGATTGTGGGCACAATGGCTACTACCCATATCAAACACTCAAATTATTGGTTTCATCCACCAAAGAACTTAGGTCAACTGTTGCCCATTAGGCATACTCTAAATTGTTCATCAACAATTCTTATATTTCTCTAAAAATTTAGTAAGATTGGTTGAGAATTCGATTTCCAATTCTTCATTATCTTATGATGTTAGTATAATGAAAAGCTACTTATGGCCACTATGTATGTTGTATGTGATACTCAAGTTACGAGTTCGTATTGGGCCTGCCCAGCCTCATTCAGTCATATTCACCCATACCTAAGCCCAACATCATCTAAGCGAGTCTTATTCCGAAACCTACATCAAGTCTTATTCAAACTGTGAACCCGTCAACATAACTCACTAGAACTAAATGCAGACTAGCCCAAAATAAGTCAAAATCTAGTCCATTATTGACTAATGGTTGTTAGATTTATGATTCTACAATATTGTTCTGACTGATTTCTTGTTTCAATATTAATTTTACATCATCATATTATGTGACTATCGAGTAAGGAACGAATCTAGTATATAACTTCTTAATCAGGACTGATGTGGTGTAAGATTACTATATTATACAAGTCTTCCAAAACTGtttcttctttttcattttttctttctttctattttcGAAGCACCAAAGGAAATCACACACCAACAACTTAAAGGTTGTAGAGGTTGTGTGGCACCGATGGGCCGAAGCCCCTCTGGTCTCTGATTACTATCATCTTATTCTAGAAAGATTGATTACTTGATTAGGTTTGCTGAGCATACCCTAGTCATCACATAAATATTAACCTATTTGATAATAAATGGGTCAGCATGGGTTTTCGTTTGTCTCCACCGGGTCAAACTGATCAAATGAAATAAATCAAACAGACTAATCAAATGGGTCAAAGAGAGTTTTTTAATCCTTACAACCTCCTAAACCATTTTAATTAAAGTTAAAATTTGGATATCTTTGTAATCAACTAGTTATACAGTTTATGCAGTCAGATTCAACGCTTAACTGTACTCATTAGATATTTTCCTTATCTTGTTAAGGTGAAGGTTAAGGTTATAAGGTTTTTGTCTGCTCGGGTTACCCTAGTGGCCCAACCGGATTAGTCCGTGGCCGTTACCAAACATCCCTGGCCAAAACAAAATTTTCCGTATCTAGTTTTTATCCTAAATAAGCATGTGATGTTAGCATTTTTGGCGGCTTCGGTTCACCCTAACACACATGTAGTGCTAGATCCTAAGTTATACTCTAATGTTCATCTATTGTGTAATATGAAAATATTGTCAACGAAGAGCTTCAAATCATTGTCGTTTCATAAATTGGCAGATGCATAGTTAcataaatacatctatgattttatAAGTTATAATGAGCCAACAAATGCCACAAATCAACATAGACTCTTGTCACCATTTACATTCTAAATTCTGAATCTTAATTACTTCACCGTCCCCAatttattgtccagtattccattttaaATTCAGAATCTTAAATCAAACCTTATAATAATCGTTCAATTCGACGAACAAAACAACGTAATCTGCTCACGAAAACTCATATCCTTCGGCCTCAAATCCCTCCGTACATATCCTTTAGCAACATCATGATTAAACGATTCAAATCCTACCTGTCCACTTCTCCGCCACATATCCTCGGCAAAGCTCCGGTGTGCAAAATATGCCTCAGCCTCAACCATCGTTTTCCGGTCACCGTCACCGGAATCACAATTATCCGGCCGAATGGTGATCGGAAGCCGTTCGTAATGACCTAGGGTAATGCCTTCAAGTACATCAAGACGTTGAAGGCCAGAATCAGAAACGGAGTACAATTCACCGCGGACACGGTGGCGTGACGTGTCAGGTAAGTTGAGGAGAAACGGAACGCCGTGTGGACCGCAGACGAGTGGAAGACGGAGCTCGGTGACGAAATTACCGATGAATACGGCGTCGTTTTTCGagatcaggtcttgcattaatttGTGATTAGAGAAGCCTTTTTTTAGAGTTCCGTAAGAGTAAATTAGCGTCTGTTTTTGTGCATTTACGGTTTTACCCCCGATCGTCATAACTTTCCGATACGGTGCCGGATAAATATAAAGATATGAGTGGGACTGTGGGAAGTTAGCATATATAGTTGCGTgagattttgtttttatttatttatttattttttgccgGCTCTTTTTGTGGGGGATGAGATCGTACGGTTCAATTTTCAGAGCTAGGTACAAATTTACATGCGTTGTGTCAATATAAGCAAGGCATCATTTACCGGTAGAGCCAAATTACAGGTCCGTGCAATCTGCCTGTGACGTGACAGTGTCAGCCTTTGACACCAAAATAACCCTGGCGCTCCTCTAGTGTCAAATAAGTCCCAcccgttttattttttattttttattttttattttattatgcatacaaattatattaaatataattaaccattacataaaatgtaaccattacataaaatttaactATTACATAAATTTAACCATTCATGGTACGGAATGCGGACGGAAGGTTCCAAATATGCTCAACTAGATCATCAAGTTAGTTGGTCGTGCACCGTCCTATCTCTTATTTCTCGGATGATAACGTCTTGATCCCGTCCTCTATTCGGTATCCGTTCTGGACTATTCTTGTagagccccgtcctaatccatccggacgaagtccatatcgattataaacgattcacaacagttgattacatcgcgaggtacttgacctctatatgatacattttacaaacattgcattcgtttttgaaaagacaatctttcgttacatccaaagttgacgacatgcataccattttataatatatctaactataattgacttaataataatcttgatgaactcaacgactcgaatgcaacgtcttttgaaatatgtcatgaatgactccaagtaatatctttaaaatgagcaatttcacagcggaagatttctttcgtacctgagaataaacatgctttaaagtgtcaatcaaaaggttggtgggttcattagtttaacataaataatcatttccatcattttaatagaccacaagatttcattttcagttctcacaaatatacgtcccatgcatagagacaaaaatatcattcatatggattgaacacctagtaaccgacattaacaatatgcatataagaatatccccatcattccgggatcctccttcggacatgatataaatttcgaagtactaaagcatccgttactttggatggggtttgttaggcccaatagatctatctttaggattcgcgtcaattagtagatcggtttactaattcttaggttaccaagcaaaaggggcatattcggcttcgatcattcaaccatataatgtagtttcgattacttgtgtctatttcgtaaaacatttataaaagcgcatgtattttcagtcccaaaaatatatattgcaaaagcatttaaaaggggagtaatgaaactcacctaatgtattttgtagtaaaaatacatagaacgacattgaacaaatatagggttggcctcagattcacgaacctatatcaagtatgtatattaacacatataataacaactaacaagtttatatattaataatttacatatcgtattactaaataagttatatttatcctatatactttgagtagttaatatttatttatataatacatttattattatagtaaatacttattagagtagtttaataatataatatttatcatttatcctAATCCTAATATATATAAGAATAGAATTTATTTTCAAGGTTTAtatgtgataagaatatatatatctgtattaattaatatattttatatatatagcttactaaatgtcattttaataacaacaatctagtaatatgtaatattaatatatttgtaatgtatttgtaaaataatatttatttgtaataataacaataatagtgataataataataatgataataataataataatgatattgataaaaataatagtgataataaaaatgatacttttaaaatgataatttttaataggaatgatagtaatactattaataatctttgttataataataatatcaataataatgataatgaaaacaatacttttgataataatacttagtacctaataataataataataaccttattactaatgataataatattacttaatgataatctaggattgttaataatattagtgataacaataataatcatactaataatcataattgtaattaaattcatgataaaaataataaaaattataatactaataataataatgataatgttaata
This genomic window from Rutidosis leptorrhynchoides isolate AG116_Rl617_1_P2 chromosome 2, CSIRO_AGI_Rlap_v1, whole genome shotgun sequence contains:
- the LOC139891536 gene encoding putative gamma-glutamylcyclotransferase At3g02910, with protein sequence MTIGGKTVNAQKQTLIYSYGTLKKGFSNHKLMQDLISKNDAVFIGNFVTELRLPLVCGPHGVPFLLNLPDTSRHRVRGELYSVSDSGLQRLDVLEGITLGHYERLPITIRPDNCDSGDGDRKTMVEAEAYFAHRSFAEDMWRRSGQVGFESFNHDVAKGYVRRDLRPKDMSFREQITLFCSSN